CTTCCACCTGCTCCCGGCTCATCACCACGATCGGCAGGTCCGGCTCCGGGAAGTAACGGTAGTCACTGGCGCTTTCCTTGACGCGCTGGATAATGATCCGGCCCGCCACATCATCCCAGCCCAGGGTGGCCTGTTTGACTCCTTCGCCGCTTTCCCATAGCCTGATCTGGCGTTCGACCTCTTTTTCGATGGCGCGAACCATGCTGCGAATGCTGTTGAGATTCTTGATCTCGGTACGGGTGCGCAGCTCGTCCGACCCGACCGGCCGCACGCTGACGTTGGCCTCAAAGCGCAGCACGCCTTTGGACATATCGCCGTGGTTGACGCCCAGATACTGCAGGATGGCCCGCAGCTTGCGGGCGTAGGCTTCGGCTTCCGCCGCGCTGTGAATATCCGGCGCGGAAACGATCTCCAGCAGCGGCACCCCAGCCCGGTTGAGATCAACCAGGCTGTGGCCATCCCCGGTATGGGTCAGCTTGCCGGTATCCTCTTCCAGATGGGCGCGGATGATCCCGATCCGCTTTGCCCCGCCGCCCGGCAGGTCAACGTCCAGGTGGCCGTTCACAGCCAGCGGATGCTCGTACTGGCTGATCTGGTAGCCCTTGGGCAGGTCGGGATAGAAGTAGTTCTTACGGGCGAACTGGCTGAACGGCGGGATCTCGCAGTCCAGGGCCAGGCCGACCAGCAGGGCCATCTCCACTGCCCGCGCGTTGATGACCGGCAGGACGCCAGGCATCCCCAGGCAGACCGGGCAGGTGACGGTATTGGGCGGAGCCTGGGTGCTATCCACGACGGCGCAACCGCAGAACATCTTGCTGCGGGTCAGCAGTTCGGCGTGGACTTCCAGGCCGATGACGGGTTCGTAGCGGGTCATGGCGGGTATCTCGCTCAGGCGCAGGTTGGACGCTCACATTCAAGGCGCCGATTGTACCACGACCGGGCTGCCGGGGCAGCGCCGGGAAGCGCCGGGAGATCGAGAGGGCCGGGAAGCCGGGCGATTCCCCGGCCTCCCGGCCTGTTCTCTGCGCTCTATGTGTAGCAGG
The genomic region above belongs to Anaerolineae bacterium and contains:
- the gatB gene encoding Asp-tRNA(Asn)/Glu-tRNA(Gln) amidotransferase subunit GatB yields the protein MTRYEPVIGLEVHAELLTRSKMFCGCAVVDSTQAPPNTVTCPVCLGMPGVLPVINARAVEMALLVGLALDCEIPPFSQFARKNYFYPDLPKGYQISQYEHPLAVNGHLDVDLPGGGAKRIGIIRAHLEEDTGKLTHTGDGHSLVDLNRAGVPLLEIVSAPDIHSAAEAEAYARKLRAILQYLGVNHGDMSKGVLRFEANVSVRPVGSDELRTRTEIKNLNSIRSMVRAIEKEVERQIRLWESGEGVKQATLGWDDVAGRIIIQRVKESASDYRYFPEPDLPIVVMSREQVEATRARLPELPDARRDRFMADLGLSREDAAALVADRAVADYYEAALAAGAEPKQAANFVLGEIFRLMNAESLPREAIDQIRVTPGALAGLLALVNARTINLNTAKRVLDILYAEGGDPAQIVAAHGLAQITDETPIRATIEQVLDAHPDEVAAYLAGQEKLAKFLMGQVMRALRGQGQPQVVQALLEDALAARRGKS